In Edaphobacter dinghuensis, one genomic interval encodes:
- the rsfS gene encoding ribosome silencing factor, which produces MPSTESNQLLLVAAAACEDKKAEDIRILALDPSESGLADYFLICNGTNERQNVAITDEIEMRLKRDFGVYPNSVEGRRQAEWILMDYVDFIVHVFSAEKRAFYGLERLRKTATSLSVADLNAELKAKITTARAKKAPAKKTAAKTAKPAAKKKPVKVAAKKTVVKKTAAKKVAAKKAPAKKTAAKKKAGKK; this is translated from the coding sequence ATGCCATCCACGGAAAGCAACCAGCTACTGCTCGTCGCCGCCGCAGCCTGCGAAGACAAAAAGGCTGAAGATATCAGGATTCTCGCGCTGGACCCGTCGGAAAGCGGCCTCGCCGACTACTTCTTAATCTGTAACGGAACCAACGAACGGCAGAACGTCGCAATCACCGACGAGATCGAGATGCGCCTCAAGCGCGACTTTGGCGTCTATCCCAACTCCGTCGAGGGGCGGCGCCAGGCCGAATGGATCCTGATGGACTACGTGGACTTCATCGTCCATGTCTTCTCCGCGGAAAAGCGGGCCTTCTACGGCCTCGAACGGCTGCGCAAGACTGCTACCTCGCTGAGCGTCGCTGACCTCAACGCCGAGTTGAAGGCAAAGATCACAACCGCTCGCGCGAAAAAAGCGCCGGCAAAGAAGACCGCAGCAAAAACAGCAAAGCCCGCCGCAAAGAAAAAACCAGTAAAGGTGGCGGCGAAAAAGACGGTGGTTAAAAAGACAGCAGCAAAGAAGGTCGCGGCGAAGAAAGCTCCGGCAAAGAAAACAGCCGCAAAAAAGAAGGCCGGCAAAAAGTAA
- a CDS encoding sulfatase-like hydrolase/transferase: MKRFFLSAFVAFGIATLCLLAILGPLISPSHTVIFHTSAPATSLFTSVFLDLFALWTLLTTLLLVAGKPGRRQFMIWSGIVLALPPILLKNISMLQGFQLHHWMTFSLTSACLGSFVLLSLCWSPNLLPAFTRVQRFLIVVFGFVALNGIVIVGQLLWYRWQVRDLNAPAMLHQRSLSEVHSPAHARVIWILFDELSYQQVYEHRFPGLALPTFDALAQQSAVFTHVVPAGAYTEAVVPSLLTGWPVDSIRASSDGQRLSLHNPATGAWQRFDQHQTIFQDALNDGYSTAVAGWYNPYCRVLSQVLDRCFWTLQLPYPGGIVPGQSVLANLRTQVAHRRDAILSLLLPHYHRPAGQDLDTKLHVDDYVRLRSAADAMLNDSAADFLFLHMPIPHPLGIYDRRRGVLTGHSTSYIDNLALADKYLAHVRHLLEQRGEWDSSTIIIMGDHSWRTSFVWSGMDGWTPEDEAASHNGQFDDRPGYLVKLPNQQQGARIDTSFKAIHTRALLDALLANQLHTPDELRAWTKTQQ, translated from the coding sequence ATGAAGCGGTTCTTCCTTTCAGCCTTTGTCGCCTTCGGCATCGCTACGCTCTGCCTGCTTGCCATCCTCGGGCCGCTGATCTCTCCCTCGCACACCGTCATCTTTCACACCAGCGCTCCTGCAACATCGCTGTTTACCTCCGTCTTCCTCGATCTGTTTGCCCTCTGGACCCTGCTTACGACGCTCCTTCTGGTGGCCGGAAAGCCGGGACGCCGTCAGTTCATGATCTGGTCAGGCATCGTTCTTGCTCTTCCTCCCATCCTGCTCAAGAACATCTCGATGCTCCAGGGGTTTCAACTGCATCACTGGATGACCTTCTCGCTAACCAGCGCGTGCCTGGGTTCGTTCGTCCTGCTCTCGCTCTGCTGGAGCCCGAACCTGCTCCCGGCCTTCACGCGCGTGCAGCGATTTCTCATCGTTGTCTTTGGATTCGTCGCCCTCAACGGCATCGTCATCGTGGGCCAGCTTCTCTGGTATCGCTGGCAGGTACGCGATCTCAATGCTCCCGCCATGCTGCATCAACGCTCTCTCAGCGAAGTTCACAGCCCCGCACACGCACGTGTCATCTGGATTCTGTTCGATGAGCTTTCTTACCAGCAGGTCTACGAACATAGGTTTCCCGGCCTCGCACTTCCCACATTCGACGCGCTCGCACAGCAGTCCGCCGTCTTTACCCATGTTGTTCCCGCAGGTGCTTACACCGAAGCGGTAGTCCCATCGCTATTAACCGGTTGGCCGGTAGACAGCATTCGCGCATCCTCCGATGGCCAACGACTCTCCCTGCACAATCCTGCAACAGGAGCGTGGCAGCGCTTCGACCAGCACCAGACCATCTTTCAGGATGCGCTGAACGACGGCTACAGCACCGCAGTCGCCGGATGGTACAACCCCTACTGTCGCGTCCTTTCGCAGGTCCTCGACCGCTGTTTCTGGACGCTGCAACTCCCATATCCCGGCGGGATCGTGCCCGGGCAGTCGGTCCTCGCCAACTTACGCACTCAGGTGGCTCACCGACGCGATGCCATACTCTCTTTGTTGCTGCCTCACTATCACAGGCCGGCAGGCCAGGACCTCGACACAAAACTCCATGTCGACGACTACGTTCGTCTCCGCAGCGCCGCCGACGCGATGCTCAACGATTCCGCCGCCGATTTCCTCTTTCTGCACATGCCCATCCCGCATCCTCTAGGCATCTACGATCGCCGTCGCGGCGTGCTGACGGGACATTCCACCTCTTACATCGACAACCTCGCGCTGGCCGACAAGTATCTCGCCCATGTTCGCCATCTGCTTGAGCAGCGCGGCGAATGGGACTCCTCAACCATCATCATCATGGGCGACCACTCCTGGCGCACCAGCTTTGTCTGGTCGGGGATGGATGGATGGACGCCGGAGGATGAGGCTGCCAGCCACAACGGCCAGTTCGACGACCGCCCCGGCTACCTTGTAAAGCTCCCCAACCAGCAGCAAGGCGCGCGAATCGATACTTCCTTCAAAGCGATCCACACGCGCGCTCTTCTCGACGCTCTACTGGCAAACCAACTACATACGCCCGACGAGCTCAGAGCCTGGACAAAGACGCAGCAATAG
- a CDS encoding GGDEF domain-containing response regulator — translation MKILLADDDPVSLRLMQRTLENYGYEVVTATDGLQAAQALTSPGGPRLALIDWMMPELDGPGVCREVRARHEDAYVYILLLTSRQSSEDVVVGLEAGADDYLTKPCHAAELKARLHTGHRVLQLEDKLVEAREEMRFKATHDALTSLWNRAGILTLLRSELSRSIRHQIPLSLLVCDIDHFKNINDTYGHPVGDEILQQVSSYLRHLVRPEDCVGRFGGEEFLIVLSGCDHASLEVRADEIREEISRVPFLTQEGAVSVSLSFGAITIEPPCEAVDLDLYVKKADAALYRAKAAGRNRVVFAESPVVVSQSEHLNLVQ, via the coding sequence GTGAAGATTCTGCTCGCAGATGACGATCCGGTTTCGCTCCGGCTGATGCAGCGGACCCTCGAGAACTACGGCTACGAGGTCGTCACCGCCACCGACGGCTTGCAGGCCGCGCAGGCGCTCACAAGCCCCGGCGGCCCGCGGCTCGCACTGATCGACTGGATGATGCCCGAGCTCGACGGACCCGGCGTCTGTCGCGAGGTCCGCGCTAGGCACGAGGACGCCTACGTCTACATCCTTCTGCTCACCTCGCGGCAATCGAGCGAAGACGTCGTCGTCGGGCTCGAAGCAGGCGCCGATGACTACCTCACCAAACCCTGCCACGCCGCCGAGCTGAAAGCTCGCCTGCACACCGGCCACCGCGTGCTCCAGCTTGAAGACAAATTGGTGGAGGCGCGCGAGGAGATGCGCTTCAAAGCGACACATGACGCGCTCACCTCGCTGTGGAACCGCGCCGGCATTCTCACCCTGCTGCGCTCCGAGCTTAGCCGCTCCATCCGGCACCAGATTCCACTGTCGCTGCTGGTCTGCGACATCGACCACTTCAAAAACATTAACGACACCTACGGCCATCCCGTCGGCGATGAGATTCTGCAGCAGGTCTCCTCCTACCTTCGCCACCTGGTGCGGCCCGAGGACTGCGTTGGCCGTTTCGGCGGCGAAGAGTTCCTCATCGTGCTCAGCGGCTGCGACCACGCCTCCCTCGAGGTGCGCGCCGATGAGATCCGCGAAGAGATCAGCCGCGTCCCTTTCCTGACCCAGGAAGGAGCGGTCTCAGTCTCACTGAGCTTTGGCGCCATCACCATCGAACCTCCGTGCGAGGCCGTCGATCTCGATCTCTACGTCAAAAAGGCCGATGCCGCTCTCTATCGCGCCAAGGCCGCCGGCCGCAACCGCGTCGTCTTCGCGGAGTCACCAGTCGTAGTAAGCCAGTCCGAGCATCTCAACCTTGTTCAGTAA
- a CDS encoding class I SAM-dependent methyltransferase codes for MAETSSFSFLPTFRDPAGHVEIQPDAVYRTIRPPFDAEILEFLDLPLASAMVADSRLVASERIDRGTASLTLRHPRISFQSYPWEWSPALWLAAAELTLELCSDLIREGWILKDATPLNVLFEGIRPVFVDVLSIQKMDPTQPIWYPYGQFVRTFLLPMLAYSRLGWPLQATLTRRDGYEPEEIYTSLSWSRRLRQPALSTVTLPSLLASKVSSNGVSPRSVQDPEVTKHILLKTLKGLLAQMRKVTPAHKSSTWSDYAETAVHYSEQDHEHKRSFVAQALAAARPARVLDVGCNTGVYSILADDAGAEVVSIDTDLQAVDRFATALKQSGRKILPLSVDLAHPTPSVGWENREYASFLSRASGHFDTVMMLAVIHHLLLRGQIPLDSIASLCSRLTTRNLILEWVPPTDPKFQELLRGRDSIYAHLTEAAFRDAFAVYFTVLNEHTLQNGRVLLHLQRK; via the coding sequence ATGGCGGAGACGTCTTCTTTCTCCTTTCTCCCCACATTTCGCGACCCTGCCGGACATGTAGAGATTCAACCGGACGCCGTATACCGCACTATCCGCCCTCCCTTCGACGCCGAGATTCTGGAGTTCCTCGACCTGCCGCTGGCCTCCGCCATGGTGGCCGACAGCCGTCTCGTCGCCAGCGAGAGGATCGACCGCGGCACCGCCTCGCTCACCCTGCGCCATCCGCGCATCTCCTTCCAGTCCTATCCGTGGGAGTGGTCTCCGGCGCTGTGGCTCGCCGCCGCCGAGCTGACGCTCGAGCTGTGCAGCGACCTAATCCGCGAGGGCTGGATACTCAAAGACGCAACCCCGCTCAACGTGCTCTTCGAGGGCATCCGCCCGGTCTTCGTCGATGTGCTCTCCATCCAGAAGATGGACCCCACGCAGCCCATCTGGTATCCCTACGGGCAGTTTGTGCGTACCTTTCTGTTGCCCATGCTCGCCTACTCCCGGCTCGGCTGGCCTTTGCAGGCGACGCTGACGCGGCGCGACGGCTACGAGCCCGAAGAGATTTACACCTCGCTCTCCTGGTCGCGACGACTGCGGCAGCCGGCGCTCTCTACCGTGACGCTGCCCTCGCTGCTGGCAAGCAAAGTCAGCTCCAACGGCGTCTCCCCCCGTTCCGTGCAGGACCCCGAGGTGACGAAACACATTCTGCTCAAGACACTCAAAGGCCTGCTCGCGCAGATGCGCAAAGTCACCCCGGCGCACAAGAGCTCCACCTGGTCCGACTACGCAGAGACGGCAGTCCACTATAGCGAGCAGGACCACGAGCATAAACGCAGCTTCGTCGCTCAGGCGCTGGCCGCCGCCCGCCCCGCGCGCGTCCTCGACGTCGGCTGCAACACCGGCGTCTACTCCATCCTCGCCGACGACGCTGGCGCCGAGGTCGTCTCCATCGATACCGACCTGCAGGCCGTCGACAGGTTTGCGACCGCGCTCAAGCAGAGCGGCCGGAAGATCCTTCCGCTCTCGGTCGATCTCGCGCACCCCACGCCATCGGTCGGCTGGGAGAACCGCGAGTACGCCTCCTTCCTCAGCCGTGCCTCCGGCCACTTCGACACCGTAATGATGCTCGCCGTCATCCACCATCTTCTGCTGCGCGGCCAGATTCCTCTCGACAGCATCGCCTCGCTGTGCAGCCGCCTCACCACGCGCAACCTTATCCTCGAGTGGGTACCGCCCACCGACCCCAAGTTCCAGGAACTGCTGCGCGGACGCGACAGCATCTACGCTCACCTTACCGAAGCCGCCTTCCGCGACGCCTTCGCCGTGTACTTCACAGTCCTCAACGAGCACACATTACAGAACGGGCGAGTTCTGCTCCATCTGCAAAGAAAATAA
- the nadD gene encoding nicotinate-nucleotide adenylyltransferase, whose protein sequence is MRIALFGGTFDPPHLGHLAIAKAAADAFHLDLVLFAPAGRQPLKSHASPTSFDHRLAMVTLACAEDPRFIPSTIDAPRPDGQPNYTVDTLAQLRQQKPEDTLFNLVGADSFLSLPHWRDPIRLLDLAEWIVVSRPGSPLDLWHDDLSSLRLTPAQGARIHLLETIHEDISATHLRQRLHSGDPCADLLPSAVADYIQIHHLYR, encoded by the coding sequence TTGCGCATCGCTCTGTTCGGCGGCACCTTCGACCCTCCCCATCTGGGCCATCTGGCTATCGCCAAGGCTGCCGCCGACGCCTTCCACCTCGACTTGGTCCTCTTCGCCCCCGCAGGTCGCCAGCCGCTCAAATCCCATGCCAGTCCCACCTCATTCGACCATCGCCTGGCCATGGTCACGCTCGCCTGCGCCGAAGACCCGCGCTTCATTCCCTCGACCATCGACGCACCTCGACCCGACGGTCAACCCAACTACACCGTCGACACCCTCGCCCAGCTCCGGCAACAGAAGCCCGAAGACACCCTCTTCAACCTCGTCGGAGCCGATAGCTTCCTCAGCCTACCCCACTGGCGCGATCCCATCCGCCTGCTCGACTTGGCCGAATGGATCGTCGTCAGCCGCCCGGGCTCCCCGCTCGACCTGTGGCACGACGACCTCTCCTCGCTCCGCCTGACGCCCGCTCAAGGCGCCCGCATCCATCTGCTCGAGACCATCCACGAAGATATCTCCGCGACCCATCTGCGCCAGCGCCTGCACAGCGGAGACCCCTGCGCCGACCTGCTCCCATCTGCGGTGGCAGACTACATCCAAATCCACCACCTTTATCGCTGA
- a CDS encoding response regulator produces the protein MNPHPPLLVGFYDTRLVVVSVLIAILAAYAALDLAGRVTAARGVARFLWLTGGAFAMGLGIWSMHYVGMEALRLPVDVRYDWPTVLLSMLAAFVASGIALFVVSRKTMTMTSAIVGSLLMGTAIAGMHYIGMEAMRLPAMCTYSAGLVTLSVVLAVVISFVAMLLTFGLRDQMSTWSWRKSGAAIVMGLAIPVMHYVGMAAVSFMPAPLPASELKHAVNMSELGLIGIGLVTLTILTISFLASMLDRRFSLNAKELEMSRERYRLMAQMTEEREKARTAEAGSQAKSEFLANMSHEIRTPLNGIIGMTDLALETELTREQRDYLETVKLSADSLLNVINDILDFSKIEAGKVDLEEIDFDLCDCIEGALKSLALKADEKDLELLCEVAPQIPETVAGDPGRLRQVLINLVGNALKFTFEGEIGLKVQTEVIEEKFITLHFIVSDTGVGIPTDKLNAIFDSFSQADTSTTREFGGTGLGLTISKRLIEMMGGRIWVESEMGVGSRFHFTARLGTVVERAPVVETDSTPTVLTGVRVLIVDDNRTNRRILEGLVSRWGMHATAVSDADKALAALTAAREANEPYGLILTDMHMPKMDGFGLVQEIKQRPLLSTSTIMMLTSGAQRGDAARCGELGISAYLVKPVRQAELREAIARVLTPIEQTGAVPMITQNTLHEDRDPRKALHVLLAEDNPVNQKLAIRLLEKRGHQVVLANNGKQALAALEKSDFDLVLMDVQMPEMDGLEATRLLRERERSTGKHQPVVAMTALVMKGDRERCIDAGMDGYLSKPIRQQELDEVLDAYVIRERVDFAAAPDAAKQEPSVATDELLERVDGDRAFLAELLELFRRDYPAQLQALHAAARNGDAATLQRVGHALKGALGNLSAPVSSRLAGELETMGRSGNIEAAASTVEALEQEMNHVLEILDSLCMEATR, from the coding sequence ATGAACCCCCACCCACCCTTGCTCGTAGGTTTTTACGACACCCGCCTTGTAGTCGTCTCCGTCCTCATCGCAATCCTGGCAGCCTACGCGGCACTCGATCTCGCGGGCCGCGTTACGGCTGCGCGCGGAGTTGCTCGCTTCCTCTGGCTGACCGGAGGCGCTTTCGCCATGGGCCTTGGCATCTGGTCGATGCACTACGTCGGCATGGAGGCGCTCCGCCTGCCGGTAGACGTTCGTTACGACTGGCCAACCGTCCTGCTCTCCATGCTGGCCGCCTTTGTGGCCTCGGGCATCGCCCTGTTTGTCGTAAGCCGCAAGACCATGACGATGACGTCGGCCATTGTAGGCAGCCTGTTGATGGGCACCGCCATCGCCGGGATGCACTACATCGGCATGGAGGCGATGCGCCTGCCTGCGATGTGCACCTACTCCGCCGGGCTGGTCACTCTCTCCGTTGTGCTCGCGGTGGTCATCTCGTTTGTGGCTATGCTGCTGACCTTCGGCCTGCGCGATCAGATGTCGACCTGGAGCTGGCGCAAGTCCGGGGCCGCCATCGTGATGGGCCTCGCGATTCCTGTCATGCACTACGTCGGCATGGCCGCTGTCAGCTTTATGCCTGCGCCCCTGCCCGCGTCCGAGCTGAAGCACGCCGTCAACATGTCCGAGCTGGGCCTGATCGGCATCGGCCTGGTGACGCTTACGATCCTGACTATATCCTTCCTGGCCTCCATGCTCGACCGCCGCTTCTCGCTCAACGCCAAGGAACTGGAGATGAGCAGGGAGCGCTATCGCCTGATGGCACAGATGACCGAGGAACGCGAGAAGGCACGCACCGCCGAGGCAGGCAGCCAGGCTAAGAGCGAGTTTCTCGCCAACATGAGCCACGAGATCCGCACGCCGCTCAACGGCATCATCGGCATGACCGACCTTGCGCTCGAGACAGAGCTGACCCGCGAGCAGCGCGACTACCTCGAGACCGTCAAGCTCTCCGCAGATTCCCTGCTCAACGTCATCAACGACATCCTCGACTTCTCCAAGATCGAGGCCGGCAAGGTCGACCTCGAGGAGATCGACTTCGACCTCTGCGACTGCATCGAAGGCGCGCTCAAGTCGCTTGCCCTCAAGGCCGACGAGAAGGACCTCGAGCTGCTATGCGAGGTCGCGCCGCAGATTCCCGAGACCGTTGCAGGCGATCCCGGCCGTCTGCGCCAGGTGCTGATCAACCTCGTCGGCAACGCGCTCAAGTTCACCTTCGAGGGCGAGATCGGCCTCAAAGTCCAGACCGAGGTGATCGAAGAAAAGTTCATCACCCTGCACTTCATCGTCTCCGACACCGGCGTCGGCATCCCCACCGACAAGCTCAACGCCATCTTCGACTCTTTCAGCCAGGCCGACACCTCCACCACCCGCGAGTTCGGCGGCACCGGCCTCGGCCTCACCATCTCCAAGCGACTCATTGAGATGATGGGCGGTCGCATCTGGGTCGAAAGCGAGATGGGCGTCGGCTCCCGCTTCCACTTCACCGCGCGCCTCGGCACCGTCGTCGAGCGCGCTCCGGTCGTCGAGACGGACTCCACTCCCACGGTGTTGACCGGCGTCCGCGTGCTGATCGTCGACGACAACCGCACCAACCGCCGCATCCTCGAAGGACTGGTCAGCCGCTGGGGCATGCACGCCACCGCCGTCTCCGACGCCGACAAGGCACTGGCCGCGCTGACCGCCGCCCGCGAGGCCAACGAGCCCTACGGCCTCATCCTGACCGATATGCACATGCCCAAGATGGATGGCTTCGGCCTGGTGCAGGAGATCAAGCAGAGACCCCTGCTCTCCACCTCGACTATCATGATGCTCACCTCCGGCGCGCAGCGCGGCGACGCTGCCCGTTGCGGAGAGCTGGGCATCTCCGCCTATCTCGTCAAGCCCGTCCGTCAGGCCGAGTTGCGCGAAGCCATCGCACGCGTACTCACCCCGATCGAACAGACTGGAGCCGTTCCCATGATTACGCAGAACACGCTGCACGAAGATCGCGACCCACGTAAGGCGCTTCACGTTCTTCTCGCCGAAGACAACCCCGTCAACCAGAAGCTCGCCATCCGCCTGCTCGAAAAGCGCGGCCACCAGGTCGTTCTCGCCAACAACGGAAAGCAGGCGCTCGCCGCGCTCGAAAAGAGCGATTTTGATCTCGTGCTGATGGATGTCCAGATGCCCGAGATGGACGGTCTCGAGGCCACCCGTCTGCTGCGCGAACGCGAACGGAGCACAGGCAAACACCAGCCCGTCGTCGCTATGACCGCACTGGTCATGAAGGGCGACCGCGAGCGCTGTATCGACGCCGGCATGGACGGCTATCTCTCGAAGCCCATCCGCCAGCAGGAGCTCGACGAGGTGCTCGACGCCTATGTCATCCGCGAGCGCGTCGACTTCGCCGCTGCCCCTGACGCCGCCAAACAAGAGCCCTCTGTCGCCACCGACGAGCTGCTCGAGCGCGTCGACGGCGACCGCGCCTTCCTCGCCGAGCTGCTCGAGCTCTTCCGCAGAGACTATCCTGCCCAGTTGCAAGCCCTCCACGCGGCCGCCCGGAACGGCGATGCCGCTACCTTGCAGCGCGTAGGCCACGCGCTCAAGGGCGCGCTGGGCAACCTCTCCGCACCCGTCTCTTCCCGTCTCGCCGGAGAGCTTGAGACCATGGGCCGCTCCGGCAACATCGAGGCGGCAGCTTCCACAGTCGAGGCGCTCGAGCAGGAGATGAACCACGTCCTCGAGATCCTCGACAGCCTCTGCATGGAGGCAACCCGGTGA
- a CDS encoding oxidoreductase, giving the protein MSTRDREIRVGLIGYGYAGRTFHAPLIDAVDRLRLTVVGSSRREQVQAAHPGVVVCSAMEAATYAEVDLVVIASPNESHHALAEAALRAGKHVVVDKPFTVTLNEARSLAETARQQGRILSVFHNRRWESEVRATKEVLQSGVLGEVSHYECHMDRFRPAVRQRWREDPGPGAGLWFDLGPHLIDQALYLFGLPDSVNASFATLREGGLTEDWAHVQLNYKRLRVVLHASLLVAGGGPRSVLHGTRGSWAKFGADLQEQQLQSGMSPNDPAFGYDASPGVVFDGASGTQTKVSSPRGDQRGFYAAMRDAIRGEGAPPVSVRDAVAVMAILEASFASGAQGRVLPIALTAAELA; this is encoded by the coding sequence ATGAGTACGAGAGACAGAGAGATCCGCGTTGGGTTGATCGGCTATGGCTATGCGGGCAGGACGTTTCATGCTCCGCTGATCGACGCGGTGGACAGGCTGCGGCTGACGGTGGTGGGATCGAGCCGGCGCGAGCAGGTGCAGGCGGCGCATCCGGGGGTTGTCGTCTGCTCGGCGATGGAGGCGGCGACGTATGCGGAGGTTGATCTGGTGGTGATCGCGAGCCCGAATGAGAGCCACCATGCACTGGCCGAGGCCGCATTGCGCGCTGGAAAGCATGTGGTGGTCGACAAACCCTTTACCGTGACGCTAAACGAGGCGCGGTCGCTGGCGGAGACGGCGCGGCAGCAGGGGCGCATCCTCTCGGTCTTTCATAACCGGCGATGGGAGAGCGAGGTCCGCGCGACGAAGGAGGTTCTGCAGAGCGGGGTGCTGGGCGAGGTGTCGCACTACGAGTGCCACATGGACCGCTTTCGCCCGGCGGTACGGCAGCGCTGGCGCGAGGACCCGGGGCCGGGCGCAGGGCTGTGGTTCGATCTTGGGCCGCACCTGATCGATCAGGCGTTGTATCTGTTCGGGCTTCCTGATTCGGTGAATGCGAGCTTTGCCACGCTGCGTGAGGGTGGGCTGACGGAGGACTGGGCGCATGTGCAGTTGAACTATAAGCGTCTGAGGGTCGTGCTTCATGCGTCGCTGCTGGTGGCGGGCGGCGGGCCGCGGTCGGTGCTGCATGGCACGCGGGGAAGTTGGGCGAAGTTCGGCGCCGACCTGCAGGAGCAGCAACTACAAAGCGGGATGTCGCCGAACGATCCGGCATTTGGTTATGATGCCAGTCCCGGCGTGGTGTTCGACGGCGCGAGCGGAACGCAGACCAAGGTGTCGTCGCCGAGGGGCGATCAGCGCGGGTTTTATGCTGCGATGCGCGATGCGATTCGCGGCGAAGGTGCGCCGCCGGTTTCTGTAAGAGATGCGGTTGCGGTGATGGCGATCCTTGAGGCTTCGTTTGCGTCGGGCGCGCAGGGAAGGGTGTTGCCGATTGCGCTGACGGCGGCGGAGCTTGCGTAG
- the obgE gene encoding GTPase ObgE — MFIDEARIRIKAGDGGNGCMAFRREKFVPRGGPSGGDGGHGGDILMSSSLSHNTLVHFRFNPEHKSKRGEHGMGSNCSGQSAEHLVLKVPVGTLLYDDDTGELVHDFARPDETIVIARGGRGGRGNQHFATSTHQAPREHELGRPGEARNYRLELRLLADAGLVGYPNVGKSTLISRLSAAKPKIANYAFTTLQPNLGVVQVGEFPHTESFTIADLPGLIEGAHLGHGLGIQFLKHIERTSVIVHLVDVSDSGATEGTARPDAVADFKVITEELRSFDPSLATRPTIVVATKCDVANPDKLKKLTAMAKRRKLPFFAISAVTGEGIEPLKYAIAEAVAAHRPARIEIEAVVETLPKTGEKIRHKSNYPPPAPSARRRG, encoded by the coding sequence ATGTTTATCGATGAAGCACGAATCCGAATCAAGGCCGGCGACGGCGGCAACGGCTGCATGGCCTTCCGCCGCGAAAAGTTCGTTCCCCGCGGAGGCCCCTCCGGCGGCGACGGCGGCCATGGCGGCGACATCCTCATGTCCTCGTCCCTCAGCCACAACACCCTCGTCCACTTCCGCTTCAACCCCGAGCACAAGTCCAAGCGCGGCGAGCACGGTATGGGCTCCAACTGCTCCGGCCAGTCCGCCGAGCACCTCGTCCTCAAAGTCCCCGTCGGCACGCTCCTCTACGACGACGACACCGGCGAGCTCGTCCACGACTTCGCCCGTCCCGACGAGACTATCGTCATCGCCCGCGGCGGTCGCGGCGGTCGCGGCAACCAGCACTTCGCCACCAGCACCCATCAGGCCCCGCGCGAGCACGAGCTGGGCCGCCCCGGCGAGGCGCGCAACTACCGCCTCGAACTGCGCCTGCTCGCCGATGCCGGTCTGGTCGGCTACCCCAACGTGGGCAAATCCACGCTAATCTCGCGCCTCTCTGCCGCCAAGCCCAAGATCGCCAACTACGCCTTCACCACGCTCCAGCCCAACCTCGGCGTCGTGCAGGTCGGCGAGTTCCCCCACACCGAGTCCTTCACCATCGCCGACCTCCCCGGCCTCATCGAAGGTGCGCATCTGGGCCACGGCCTCGGTATCCAGTTCCTTAAGCACATCGAGCGCACCAGCGTCATCGTTCACCTTGTCGACGTCTCCGATTCCGGCGCCACCGAAGGCACCGCCCGCCCCGACGCCGTAGCCGACTTCAAGGTCATCACCGAAGAGCTGCGCAGCTTCGACCCCTCACTCGCCACGCGACCCACCATCGTCGTCGCCACCAAGTGCGACGTGGCCAACCCCGACAAGCTCAAAAAGCTCACCGCGATGGCCAAGCGGCGCAAGCTGCCCTTCTTTGCCATCTCCGCCGTCACCGGCGAAGGCATCGAGCCGTTGAAGTACGCCATCGCAGAAGCCGTAGCAGCCCATCGCCCCGCCCGCATCGAGATCGAAGCCGTAGTCGAGACCCTGCCCAAAACCGGAGAGAAGATCCGCCACAAGTCCAACTACCCTCCGCCCGCACCTTCAGCCCGCCGTCGCGGCTGA